CAAACGATAAAAAGATTTTGCTTTGATGTTGAGCTAATTTACTTAGCTCAAAAGATGGGATATACCATTGGTGAGATTCCAGCGTTTATTTCCAGTAGTCATTCAAGTAAAATATCAAAAGTGAATCTAGTTAAAGATTCATTGATGATGTTCCAGAGCCTCATTCAAATCAAAATTAATGATAATTTAGGTCTCTATGAAAAAGTCTATATTGTTGAGTTTTGATATCGAAGAATTTGATATTCCGGAAGAATATGGACAGAAAATCGATGAAAATAAGCAGTTTTATGTTTCCTTGCAAGGATTAAAATCTGTTATTTCGCTCATCGATTTATTAGAGATAAGAGCGACATTTTTTGTGACAGCTAATTTTGCGATTCATCATCAAGAGATGATACGGATAATTTCCCAAAATCATGAAATTGCTTCTCATGGCTTCTACCACTCTTCCTTCAGCTTGGAAGATTTAGAAAAATCTCGAACAACCTTAGAACAAATTACGAATAGTCGCGTTACGGGCTTCAGAATGCCTCGGCTGATGGACGTTGATGATACAGCCCTGCACACAGCAGGCTATCAATATAACTCGTCCATGAATCCCACGTATATTCCAGGACGATACAATAATTTTTTCAAACAGAGGACAGTCTATTACTCCAATGACATATGCAATATTCCAGTTTCTGTAACGCCCAGAATTCGATTTCCTCTGTTTTGGTTGAGCTTTAAAAACTTCCCTTTATTATGGATGAAAATCGCCTCTCAGAGAACTCTTCAGTATGATTCTTACCTGTGCCTCTATTTTCATCCTTGGGAGTTTACGGATATTCAGGATTTTTACCTCCCTAGTTTTATTAAAAGACACTCTGGTCGTGTAATGGTTGAGCGATTAAGAAAGTATTTGGGCTGGCTCAAAAACCAAGGAGAATTTATGACTTTTTCAGAATTTATTCATTCAAAAAATTTCTATCAATAGAGGGGTCAACTAGAGAATTGATATTTATTTATGAATATAGACAGGCTTGTTTTTAAGTTTGTCAGCCAGCGGCCTAACTTTGGCGATTATTTCCATTAACGGTTTATACTCAGGAACCCTGCTGTTGGTTAAGTATCCGGCTGCTTGTATCGCGTTGGGGGAAGCAGAGGCTAAAGCCTTACGAA
This Microcoleus sp. AS-A8 DNA region includes the following protein-coding sequences:
- a CDS encoding polysaccharide deacetylase family protein, which encodes MKKSILLSFDIEEFDIPEEYGQKIDENKQFYVSLQGLKSVISLIDLLEIRATFFVTANFAIHHQEMIRIISQNHEIASHGFYHSSFSLEDLEKSRTTLEQITNSRVTGFRMPRLMDVDDTALHTAGYQYNSSMNPTYIPGRYNNFFKQRTVYYSNDICNIPVSVTPRIRFPLFWLSFKNFPLLWMKIASQRTLQYDSYLCLYFHPWEFTDIQDFYLPSFIKRHSGRVMVERLRKYLGWLKNQGEFMTFSEFIHSKNFYQ